The following coding sequences are from one Coffea arabica cultivar ET-39 chromosome 11e, Coffea Arabica ET-39 HiFi, whole genome shotgun sequence window:
- the LOC113718375 gene encoding phenylcoumaran benzylic ether reductase Pyrc5-like: MEAFTTEEYCFKCMCSIFCCGCLDRDKDNDIIVIVIVGDLHNHQQLVNAIKQVDIVISAVGGDLVAHQVKIIAAIKEAGNIKRFLPSEFGVDMDRVHAIEPAASLCRTKVEIRRAIEAEGIPYTYLVSNGFAGYLNYILNNFGDSSSASPPKDKIVILGDANPKGVRKELEEDIAAYTIKAADDLRTLNKSVYVTPPTNTLSYNETVSLWEKKIGKTVEKIYVPGDEVLKKIQEASMPLKLLLSLAYTFFVKGEIANFEIKASFGMEATELYPDVKYTTLDEYLSQFVSN, encoded by the exons ATGGAGGCTTTTACTACTGAAGAATATTGCTTCAAGTGCATGTGCTCAATTTTTTGTTGTGGGTGTTTAGACAG GGACAAggataatgatattattgttattgttattgtg GGAGATCTACACAATCATCAGCAGTTGGTAAATGCAATCAAACAAGTTGACATAGTGATCTCTGCAGTCGGGGGAGATCTGGTAGCTCATCAAGTTAAGATTATTGCAGCAATTAAAGAAGCTGGAAACATCAAA AGATTTTTACCTTCTGAATTTGGGGTTGATATGGATCGTGTGCATGCTATCGAGCCTGCTGCTAGCTTATGCAGGACCAAGGTTGAGATCCGCAGAGCTATTGAGGCAGAAGGGATACCTTACACTTACTTAGTATCTAACGGATTTGCTGGTTACTTGAATTATATCCTCAACAACTTTGGAGACTCTAGCTCTGCAAGTCCTCCCAAAGACAAAATTGTCATTCTTGGTGATGCAAATCCAAAAGGTGTCCGAAAGGAGCTT GAAGAAGACATTGCTGCATACACCATCAAAGCAGCAGATGACCTAAGGACTCTGAACAAGAGTGTGTACGTTACACCCCCTACCAACACTTTGTCCTACAACGAAACAGTATCATTGTGGGAAAAGAAAATTGGCAAGACCGTCGAAAAGATCTACGTTCCAGGGGACGAAGTTCTTAAGAAAATTCAAG AGGCTTCAATGCCATTAAAATTGCTCCTGTCTTTGGCATACACATTTTTCGTGAAGGGAGAAATAGCCAACTTTGAGATCAAGGCTTCTTTTGGCATGGAGGCAACGGAGCTCTATCCTGATGTTAAATACACCACACTTGATGAGTACCTCAGCCAGTTTGTATCAAATTAG
- the LOC140021731 gene encoding putative disease resistance RPP13-like protein 3 has protein sequence MAESVVGFLIKQLSTLLSQEITLLGGLKSDVQFIKDELGSIKTFLKEAEAKEDNDSQLQEWLKQVREVAYDTEDVLDDFTFRFARGYKDGFCGKVGKIYNSIKNLKARHQISLEIKDIKGRVGEISARHQRYQSLYGTQERGFSSSRQVNADFDIRAQSLLIEEARLVGIDKPKAELISKILDDHAQLKVVSVVGMGGLGKTTLVKKVYDDAAVKKQFQSHAWITVSQNFQLNDIIKNLIQQLFNEIRQLVPRQVESMDVLMLSEFVKDFLQEKRYILVLDDVWSIDAWEAIKCVLPDCNITSRVVNTTRIADVASASCLGSLDFIYKMKPLTDKESWTLFCNRTFQSNDCPPNLEEVAKKILKKCEGLPLAIVAVGGVLALKDKEKTDEWEMILHDFGGEADGSGKLDRIKRVLLLSYNDLPHYLKICLLYLSIYPEDYPIDVDDIILKWIALGFVEEKERITSTDIAMRYMKELINRSLIQVKSSFAEGRLVTCGLHDFLREIIVSKSKEQDFTTVATRYYTRWPKNVRHLAIHNFTDDPQEFSSLKCLRSVVIFGYEDPLTTTFLSEFLSGDPKLLKVLDLHGAELDSIPKQVFKLFHLRYLNLARTGVKIIPKSIGKLQNLEAINLEGTNVTELPVEILNL, from the coding sequence ATGGCAGAGAGTGTTGTAGGTTTTTTGATTAAACAGCTCTCAACCTTGCTTTCCCAAGAGATCACACTTTTGGGGGGGCTTAAATCAGATGTTCAATTCATCAAAGATGAACTCGGGAGCATAAAGACTTTCCTCAAAGAAGCTGAAGCAAAGGAAGACAATGATTCTCAACTCCAAGAATGGCTAAAGCAGGTTCGAGAAGTTGCTTATGATACAGAGGATGTTCTCGATGATTTTACCTTCCGCTTTGCTCGTGGCTACAAGGATGGATTCTGTGGTAAGGTTGGAAAGATCTATAACTCAATAAAGAATTTGAAAGCTCGCCATCAAATTTCTTTGGAGATAAAAGACATCAAGGGCAGAGTTGGAGAGATTTCAGCAAGGCATCAGAGGTACCAGTCCTTATATGGTACTCAAGAAAGAGGTTTCAGCTCTTCTCGTCAGGTGAATGCTGATTTTGATATTCGTGCTCAATCACTCCTCATTGAAGAAGCTCGACTTGTTGGGATTGATAAGCCAAAAGCAGAGCTCATCTCAAAAATCCTTGATGACCATGCCCAATTGAAAGTAGTTTCGGTTGTGGGAATGGGGGGACTCGGGAAGACTACCCTGGTGAAAAAAGTCTACGATGACGCTGCAGTGAAGAAACAATTTCAGAGCCATGCCTGGATAACtgtttctcaaaattttcagtTGAATGACATCATCAAGAACCTGATCCAACAGTTGTTCAATGAAATCAGACAGCTGGTCCCTCGCCAAGTGGAATCCATGGATGTTCTTATGCTGAGTGAATTTGTCAAAGACTTCCTCCAGGAAAAAAGGTACATTCTTGTCCTTGATGATGTGTGGAGTATAGATGCCTGGGAAGCTATCAAATGTGTATTGCCTGACTGTAATATCACTAGTCGTGTTGTCAATACAACACGAATAGCTGATGTAGCTTCTGCGTCCTGTTTAGGATCACTTGACTTCATCTATAAGATGAAACCTCTTACTGATAAAGAGTCTTGGACTCTGTTTTGCAATAGAACATTTCAGAGCAATGACTGTCCTCCAAATCTAGAAGAAGTTGctaaaaaaatattgaaaaaatgTGAGGGCCTACCACTTGCAATTGTTGCAGTAGGTGGTGTTTTGGCTCTTAAGGACAAGGAAAAGACAGATGAATGGGAGATGATTCTTCATGATTTTGGTGGCGAGGCAGATGGCAGTGGTAAGCTTGACAGAATCAAAAGGGTACTCTTACTTAGCTACAATGATTTGCCTCACTATCTTAAAATCTGCCTATTATATCTAAGCATCTACCCTGAAGATTATCCAATTGATGTGGATGATATAATTCTGAAATGGATTGCACTAGGATTTgtagaagagaaagaaagaataacATCCACTGATATTGCTATGAGATATATGAAAGAACTCATCAACAGAAGCTTAATCCAAGTTAAATCCTCATTTGCCGAAGGCAGATTGGTTACATGTGGTCTTCATGATTTTCTGCGTGAAATCATTGTTTCAAAATCTAAAGAGCAGGACTTCACGACTGTAGCCACCAGATATTACACAAGATGGCCTAAAAATGTTCGACACCTAGCAATCCACAACTTCACTGATGATCCACAAGAATTTAGTAGCTTAAAGTGTCTTCGGTCTGTGGTAATATTTGGGTATGAAGATCCTCTCACAACTACATTTTTATCCGAGTTCTTAAGTGGTGATCCCAAGTTGCTAAAGGTGTTGGATTTGCATGGAGCTGAATTGGACAGCATTCCAAAGCAAGTCTTCAAACTATTTCATCTCAGGTATCTTAATCTTGCAAGAACTGGAGTTAAAATTATTCCCAAATCTATTGGGAAGCTTCAGAACCTTGAAGCTATAAATCTGGAAGGAACCAATGTAACAGAGTTGCCTGTGGAAATTCTAAATCTATGA